In Acidobacteriota bacterium, the following proteins share a genomic window:
- a CDS encoding 6-phosphofructokinase → MASPGKLAILVGGGPAPGINTVISSAAIAAINHGFKVVGVLDGFKWLVRRDPSHIRPLTIGDVSMIHLMGGSVLGTARENPTKSEAAMTAVIETLKSIGVTHLVTIGGDDTALSSSRVAITSEGHIKTVHVPKTIDNDLPLPLHIPTFGFQTARHVGVELVRNLAEDARSTKRWCLVVAMGRKAGHLALGIGKAAGTTLTVIGEEFPTETVKFSHICDILEGAIIKRRATDHHYGVAVLAEGLIDKLDPQELAGLQDVERDDHGHIRFAEVDLARKIKVEVQGRLSQRGIRLTMTNKNLGYELRCADPIAFDAAYCRDLGHSAIQFLVAGGNGAMVSVQDGKLVPLPFDTIRDPETGKTNIRLVDTQSESYRVARSYMIRLERDDFGHNAWVEQLAIAGNLTADEFRARFGYLAENTPW, encoded by the coding sequence ATGGCATCACCCGGAAAACTGGCGATTCTGGTCGGCGGAGGCCCGGCCCCAGGGATCAATACGGTGATTTCATCGGCAGCAATTGCTGCGATTAACCACGGGTTTAAAGTTGTTGGCGTACTCGATGGCTTTAAATGGCTTGTGCGCCGGGACCCTTCACACATTCGTCCGCTGACCATCGGGGATGTTTCCATGATCCATCTGATGGGCGGATCGGTGCTTGGGACCGCACGCGAGAACCCAACGAAATCCGAAGCGGCAATGACCGCCGTGATCGAAACCCTGAAATCAATTGGTGTCACCCACCTGGTTACGATTGGTGGCGATGACACGGCCCTCTCGTCAAGTCGTGTGGCAATTACATCCGAAGGCCACATCAAGACCGTCCACGTTCCCAAAACCATTGACAACGATTTACCGCTCCCGTTGCATATTCCGACCTTTGGTTTCCAAACCGCACGTCATGTCGGCGTCGAACTGGTACGCAATCTGGCCGAGGATGCCCGCTCGACCAAGCGCTGGTGTCTGGTGGTCGCAATGGGCCGCAAAGCCGGTCACCTGGCCCTGGGTATCGGAAAGGCTGCTGGTACAACCCTGACGGTCATCGGTGAAGAATTTCCAACCGAAACCGTCAAATTTTCCCACATTTGCGACATCCTCGAAGGCGCCATCATCAAACGCCGGGCTACTGACCACCATTATGGAGTCGCGGTTTTGGCTGAAGGTTTGATTGACAAACTCGATCCACAGGAACTGGCTGGCCTGCAGGACGTCGAACGTGACGACCACGGGCATATCCGGTTTGCCGAAGTTGACCTGGCTCGCAAAATCAAAGTCGAAGTTCAGGGCCGACTCAGCCAGCGTGGCATCCGTTTAACGATGACGAACAAAAACCTTGGGTATGAACTCCGATGTGCGGATCCGATTGCCTTTGATGCGGCTTACTGCCGTGACCTGGGTCATAGTGCGATTCAGTTTCTGGTCGCGGGTGGAAACGGCGCCATGGTCAGTGTTCAGGATGGAAAACTGGTGCCGCTGCCGTTTGACACCATTCGTGATCCCGAAACCGGCAAAACCAATATCCGGCTGGTGGATACACAGAGTGAAAGTTACCGTGTCGCCCGAAGCTACATGATCCGTCTGGAACGCGATGATTTCGGGCACAATGCCTGGGTCGAGCAACTGGCTATTGCCGGCAATCTGACGGCAGATGAGTTTCGCGCCCGGTTTGGGTATCTGGCTGAGAACACCCCCTGGTGA
- a CDS encoding 6-phosphofructokinase, with product MKTKKIGILIGGGPAPGTNGVIAAVVIGAINANCTPIGIHDGFEWLAQRYTDEQHDMTIDEVSRIHLHGGVLLGTSRTDITRTEQTLANTISALKKLGVEMLVTVGGDDLVSSAVAVERESRGAIRVVQVPKSIDNDLSLPVSVQTLGFETARHVGVEMVKNLMVDARTTGRWYFGVTMGRPTGHLTLGIGKAASAACTIIPEEFTSETISLNDICDIVEGVIIKRRAMGRPDGVILLSEALNERFHPDEVAELQDVDRDAQGNIRVTEIDLGRKVKNEVQLRFERRNIKVTIVDKTIGYELRCAPPVPYDAEYARDLGYFAVNYLLKGGSSSMITIQGGEFKPIPFSEILERSDGHGRRRYVDITADNYKVARDYMLRIGPRDFENPDWVGQLAAAGGLSVDDFRQRFEKFA from the coding sequence ATGAAAACAAAGAAAATTGGTATTTTAATTGGTGGTGGTCCGGCCCCAGGTACAAACGGTGTCATTGCGGCAGTCGTCATCGGTGCCATCAATGCAAATTGTACGCCTATCGGTATTCATGATGGCTTTGAGTGGCTGGCGCAACGCTATACGGACGAACAACATGACATGACAATTGACGAAGTTTCCCGCATCCACCTCCACGGTGGCGTCCTGTTGGGAACTTCGCGAACCGACATTACCCGTACCGAACAAACCCTGGCCAACACCATTTCCGCCTTGAAAAAACTGGGGGTTGAAATGCTGGTCACAGTTGGTGGGGACGACCTGGTCAGTAGCGCCGTGGCGGTTGAACGTGAATCACGCGGTGCGATTCGGGTCGTTCAGGTGCCGAAAAGCATTGATAATGATCTCTCGCTCCCAGTTTCAGTTCAGACGCTTGGGTTTGAAACGGCCCGCCACGTCGGAGTTGAAATGGTCAAAAACCTGATGGTGGATGCCCGAACCACGGGCCGCTGGTATTTTGGCGTGACGATGGGGCGACCCACCGGACACCTGACGTTGGGCATTGGAAAGGCGGCGAGCGCGGCCTGCACCATCATTCCAGAGGAATTCACCAGCGAAACCATTTCGCTGAATGATATTTGCGACATTGTCGAAGGCGTGATCATCAAGCGACGGGCAATGGGTCGGCCTGACGGTGTGATTTTGCTCTCCGAAGCCCTCAACGAACGGTTTCATCCGGACGAAGTGGCCGAACTCCAGGACGTAGACCGCGATGCCCAGGGAAATATTCGGGTTACCGAAATTGACCTGGGCCGCAAAGTCAAAAACGAAGTCCAGCTCCGGTTTGAACGCCGCAATATCAAAGTAACAATTGTGGATAAAACAATTGGCTATGAATTGCGGTGTGCGCCGCCAGTTCCATATGATGCCGAATATGCCCGTGATTTGGGCTATTTCGCCGTCAATTACCTGCTCAAAGGTGGTTCCAGCTCGATGATTACCATCCAGGGCGGGGAATTTAAACCGATTCCGTTTTCAGAAATCCTGGAGCGGTCCGATGGTCATGGTCGCCGCCGGTACGTAGACATCACGGCTGACAATTACAAAGTGGCCCGTGACTATATGCTTCGGATTGGGCCACGCGACTTTGAAAATCCGGATTGGGTTGGGCAACTGGCTGCCGCTGGAGGATTGTCAGTTGATGATTTCCGCCAACGGTTTGAAAAATTTGCCTGA
- a CDS encoding transglutaminase domain-containing protein: MSYNSLLSPDPEPLESNTDSKIKVVLLLIGFLVVLGLSAGGFVLWRATNGFQAFFASAKPDPKAKKSVAYSDDQYRRDILIYMARPRFSGDGFERQMLGEANLELYVIDKEEVYLSVPQAHSSPEALQVILNRILVNPKEVFMANEINGEWNIGPYTLTKTPEKAAFFRTQAGNIKIDHAAVFQFPFKQATYRLSLKEMSDFIGNHVIFGGPLRADTDIRNGDKHLIFFNHGAFVSRASEPSVKRLVTDLTKDIPATDPEAREKKIQRLLDFVSTEIEYDGNEATSNVETLKRPNEVLMSRRADCSNKTILLGSMLEQLGEDYLFLYCPKHITVGVRQGNFPTTNGLTLEWEGKTWTIAESTAVGFQIGKDRLKDPGMVKQVRYVQRPHSNHIIYNFFTSETLEFR; encoded by the coding sequence ATGTCTTACAATTCACTTCTTTCACCTGATCCTGAGCCGTTAGAGTCCAACACCGACAGCAAAATCAAAGTCGTGTTGCTGCTCATTGGCTTTTTGGTTGTTTTGGGGTTGAGTGCCGGAGGCTTTGTCCTCTGGCGTGCAACCAACGGATTCCAGGCGTTTTTTGCTTCGGCCAAACCTGATCCGAAAGCGAAGAAATCCGTCGCCTACTCTGATGACCAGTATCGAAGAGATATTCTGATCTACATGGCTCGCCCCCGGTTTTCAGGTGATGGATTTGAACGCCAGATGCTCGGCGAAGCCAACCTGGAACTGTATGTGATTGATAAAGAAGAGGTCTATCTTTCAGTTCCACAGGCTCATAGCTCGCCCGAAGCCCTCCAGGTCATCCTCAACCGAATTCTGGTCAATCCCAAAGAAGTGTTTATGGCCAATGAAATCAATGGGGAATGGAATATCGGCCCCTACACCTTGACCAAAACACCGGAAAAAGCAGCGTTTTTCAGAACGCAGGCCGGCAATATCAAAATTGACCATGCTGCCGTGTTCCAATTTCCGTTCAAGCAGGCGACCTACAGGTTGAGCCTCAAGGAAATGTCTGATTTTATTGGAAATCATGTCATTTTTGGTGGACCGTTGCGGGCTGATACCGACATTCGGAATGGTGACAAACATCTGATTTTCTTCAATCACGGCGCCTTTGTTTCACGAGCCAGCGAACCATCGGTCAAGCGACTCGTCACTGATTTAACCAAAGATATTCCGGCGACCGATCCCGAAGCGCGTGAGAAGAAAATTCAGCGGTTGCTCGATTTTGTCTCCACTGAAATTGAATATGACGGCAACGAAGCCACGAGCAATGTTGAAACGCTCAAGCGTCCCAACGAAGTGCTGATGAGTCGTCGCGCTGATTGCAGCAACAAAACCATCTTGCTTGGCTCGATGCTTGAGCAACTTGGCGAAGACTACCTGTTTTTGTACTGTCCGAAACACATCACCGTCGGTGTCCGACAGGGCAATTTTCCGACGACCAATGGCCTCACCCTCGAATGGGAGGGCAAAACCTGGACCATTGCTGAATCCACCGCCGTTGGGTTTCAAATCGGAAAAGACCGACTCAAGGATCCAGGGATGGTTAAACAGGTCAGGTATGTCCAGCGACCACACTCAAATCACATCATTTATAACTTTTTCACCAGCGAGACGCTGGAATTCCGATAA
- the ilvD gene encoding dihydroxy-acid dehydratase, producing the protein MSSKPLNQRSQLITHGVQRSPNRAMLRAVGFQDADFEKPIVGVANGYSTITPCNIGLNGLAQAVEHQLKLSGAMPQMFGTITISDGISMGTEGMKYSLVSREVIADSIETVCNGQSLDGVIAIGGCDKNMPGAMIAIARLNIPAIFVYGGTIKPGHYAGNDLTVVSAFEAVGQYCAHKLNETDFLEIERRACPGAGSCGGMYTANTMSSAFEALGMSLKYSSTMAAEDAEKTESAAQSAEVLYQAIERQLLPNQILTRNAFENAIAVVMAIGGSTNAVLHLLAIAHAANVPLTLDDFESIRHRVPVLCDLKPSGRFVATDLHRAGGIPQVMKILLVNGVLHGDALTITGQTIAELLADIPDQPAANQEVIRPWTNPLYQVGHLAVLKGNLATEGSVAKVSGVKHLKFTGPARVFDSEELCLQAILDGQIKPGDVVVVRYEGPKGGPGMREMLAPTSAIIGAGLGDAVGLITDGRFSGGTYGLVVGHVAPEAAVGGTIGLLKDGDTITIDAEANRLDVHLTPAELSDRQAAWTPPPPRYTRGVLAKYAKLVSSSSLGAVTDLK; encoded by the coding sequence ATGTCTTCAAAACCTCTCAACCAGCGAAGTCAACTCATTACCCACGGTGTGCAGCGCTCGCCCAATCGGGCCATGCTGCGGGCCGTCGGTTTTCAGGATGCCGATTTTGAAAAACCAATTGTCGGTGTCGCAAATGGTTACAGCACCATTACTCCCTGCAATATTGGTCTGAATGGATTGGCTCAGGCTGTTGAACATCAACTCAAACTGAGCGGCGCCATGCCTCAGATGTTTGGTACGATTACCATCAGCGACGGCATTTCGATGGGAACAGAAGGCATGAAATATTCGCTCGTTTCTCGCGAAGTGATTGCCGATTCGATTGAAACTGTGTGCAACGGCCAGAGCCTTGATGGGGTGATTGCCATTGGTGGGTGTGACAAAAATATGCCCGGTGCGATGATTGCAATTGCCCGGCTCAACATTCCGGCGATTTTTGTCTATGGTGGCACGATCAAACCGGGGCACTACGCCGGGAACGATTTGACCGTCGTGAGTGCGTTTGAAGCTGTCGGCCAGTATTGCGCCCACAAACTGAACGAAACGGATTTCCTGGAAATCGAACGGCGAGCCTGTCCCGGTGCCGGTTCGTGCGGTGGTATGTACACTGCCAACACGATGTCTTCGGCGTTTGAAGCCCTCGGCATGAGTTTGAAATATTCTTCGACCATGGCCGCCGAAGATGCTGAAAAAACCGAAAGTGCCGCCCAATCGGCTGAGGTCCTGTACCAGGCAATTGAGCGTCAGCTTCTGCCGAACCAGATTTTGACCCGCAACGCGTTTGAAAATGCGATTGCGGTGGTGATGGCGATTGGGGGTTCGACCAATGCGGTGCTGCACTTGCTGGCAATTGCCCACGCGGCGAATGTTCCGCTGACGCTGGATGACTTTGAATCAATTCGACATCGGGTGCCGGTTCTGTGTGACCTGAAGCCGTCAGGTCGGTTTGTTGCGACAGATTTGCACCGTGCCGGAGGCATTCCGCAGGTGATGAAAATTCTGCTGGTCAATGGCGTACTCCACGGCGACGCGCTGACCATCACTGGCCAAACGATTGCCGAACTGTTGGCGGATATCCCCGACCAACCCGCTGCCAATCAGGAAGTCATCCGACCGTGGACCAATCCGCTCTATCAAGTCGGCCATCTGGCGGTACTCAAAGGAAACCTGGCTACGGAAGGCAGCGTTGCCAAAGTTTCGGGTGTCAAGCACCTGAAGTTTACCGGTCCGGCCAGAGTCTTCGATTCAGAAGAATTGTGTTTACAGGCCATTTTGGATGGTCAAATCAAACCCGGAGACGTCGTGGTGGTGCGCTACGAAGGCCCTAAAGGTGGCCCCGGTATGCGTGAAATGCTGGCACCCACGTCGGCCATCATCGGCGCTGGTTTAGGCGATGCCGTCGGGCTGATTACGGATGGGAGATTTTCCGGTGGAACCTACGGTTTGGTCGTCGGCCACGTCGCCCCGGAAGCCGCCGTCGGAGGTACCATCGGCCTGCTCAAAGATGGCGACACCATTACCATTGATGCTGAAGCAAATCGCCTCGATGTGCATCTGACACCGGCGGAACTCTCCGACCGTCAAGCCGCCTGGACCCCTCCGCCACCCCGATACACCCGTGGCGTGCTTGCCAAATACGCCAAACTGGTTTCCTCCAGCAGCCTTGGGGCCGTCACGGATTTGAAATAA
- a CDS encoding branched-chain amino acid transaminase, which yields MSFQNATTVWKNGQLVPWEDATVHISAHGLHYGTGVFEGIRCYDTPDGPAVFRLREHIARMFASAWLHNIPIPFTQDELVQATLETVAANGLKSAYVRPIVFFGSGSLGLLPNACPTEVAIMAWEWALLLGADSAEKGIRATISSWQKFDSNAMPATAKACGQYLNSVLATREARTRGYHEALLLNSAGNLAEGAGENLFLVKNKTLITNGQADDVLLGITRDTVIQLARENGYQVTTRSLTKLDLLAADEAFVTGTAAEIVPLCEVDGYEIGDGHRPVTRVLQQAFRDAVQGCDPNHTDWLSFVPIQEPVTSEVGLRA from the coding sequence ATGAGTTTTCAGAATGCGACCACTGTTTGGAAAAATGGCCAGCTTGTGCCGTGGGAAGACGCTACCGTTCACATTTCCGCCCACGGGCTGCATTATGGAACCGGTGTGTTTGAAGGCATCCGCTGTTATGACACACCTGATGGGCCGGCGGTTTTTCGGTTGCGCGAGCATATTGCCCGGATGTTTGCCTCCGCCTGGTTGCACAACATTCCAATTCCATTTACCCAGGACGAGCTTGTCCAGGCAACGCTTGAAACCGTGGCCGCCAATGGTCTCAAGTCGGCGTATGTGCGTCCAATTGTCTTTTTTGGAAGCGGCTCGCTTGGACTTTTGCCAAATGCCTGCCCGACCGAAGTGGCAATTATGGCCTGGGAATGGGCGCTCCTGCTCGGTGCGGACAGCGCCGAAAAAGGAATCCGGGCGACGATTTCTTCGTGGCAAAAGTTTGATTCCAATGCCATGCCCGCAACGGCCAAAGCCTGTGGGCAATATCTCAATTCGGTCCTGGCCACCCGTGAAGCCCGCACTCGTGGCTATCACGAAGCGTTACTTTTGAATTCAGCCGGAAATCTGGCCGAAGGTGCGGGTGAAAACCTGTTCCTGGTCAAAAATAAAACCTTGATTACCAATGGTCAGGCCGATGATGTCCTGCTCGGTATTACCCGCGACACTGTGATTCAACTGGCACGGGAGAACGGTTATCAGGTCACCACCCGATCATTGACCAAACTTGACTTGCTGGCCGCTGACGAAGCGTTTGTCACCGGCACGGCAGCCGAAATTGTGCCGCTCTGCGAAGTAGACGGCTATGAAATTGGTGACGGCCACCGACCGGTAACACGAGTGCTGCAACAGGCATTTCGTGACGCGGTTCAGGGCTGTGACCCCAACCACACTGACTGGCTTTCGTTTGTGCCAATCCAGGAGCCAGTCACATCTGAAGTTGGGCTCAGGGCATAA
- a CDS encoding DinB family protein codes for MPYQLPGDLNGFIAELEAISRDARQTFGDLTHDQINWKPNPQQWSVGQCFDHLINTNRSYFPAYEALIRGDKKSTLWEKLPVLPGVWGRLLIKALLPDSGKKLKAPPAFAPTQSTVEAHIIRRFQDEQAQLINLMKQTSTVDLKKIIITSPALAVVTYSLFDACTIIAVHEQRHFLQAKRVMDLAEFPW; via the coding sequence ATGCCCTACCAACTCCCAGGTGACCTCAACGGCTTCATTGCCGAACTTGAAGCCATCAGCCGCGACGCCCGGCAGACGTTTGGCGACTTAACCCACGACCAGATCAACTGGAAACCCAACCCTCAACAGTGGAGTGTCGGTCAATGTTTTGACCACCTGATCAACACCAATCGGTCGTATTTTCCGGCTTATGAAGCGTTGATCCGGGGAGACAAGAAAAGCACCCTGTGGGAAAAGCTCCCGGTTTTACCTGGTGTGTGGGGACGGTTGTTAATCAAGGCGCTTCTGCCCGATTCAGGAAAAAAACTCAAGGCCCCTCCGGCGTTTGCCCCGACCCAAAGCACCGTCGAAGCACACATCATCCGCCGGTTTCAGGACGAACAGGCCCAGCTCATCAACCTGATGAAGCAAACTTCTACAGTGGATCTCAAAAAAATCATCATCACATCACCGGCTCTGGCGGTGGTGACTTACAGTTTGTTTGATGCCTGCACCATCATTGCGGTCCACGAACAACGCCATTTCCTGCAGGCCAAACGCGTGATGGACCTGGCCGAATTTCCCTGGTAG
- a CDS encoding M20/M25/M40 family metallo-hydrolase, with translation MIFRTLRSSFLTLCLALVLAQSLVQPVMAQKRPDLRGTDRLTAAQLKAYLSFIASDELEGRDTPSRGLNIAAKFIAAMLDRWGVKPAGDQGTYFQKFDVQTEQLDPARCSVVLNNRSFLYGKEYFAPNALVKCGGAIEPTQLVYAGDGCYVKATGQEPLKGLEVRGKVVVINSLFPPQPNPQDAKSETDWLDPISYAKQNGAAGIISLVPRKISFPELQSYIGQAQPLVQGIPPEVPFTRDELPVIVAGETLSRALFAGEKYDLEAILNAAGTSGTMPSFAFSPEKRFSMTLAIDQVRMPTRNVIGVLEGSDPVLKNEYVAISAHYDHVGIGPANATGDTIYNGADDDGSGTVAVLSIAETLASLKVRPKRSILFIWHTGEEQGLWGSIYFTEHPTVPLDRITSLINIDMIGRSRKPDDTNPRNVELSGQNEIYLIGTTLMSTEFEQLFRGVNQQYLNLTYNYKYDDPKDPNKFFFRSDHYSYAKRGIPAAFYFDGEHEDYHRLGDEIEKIDFEKMQKVTRTIYRSLWELAELKVRPKVDKQLPEGF, from the coding sequence ATGATTTTTCGTACTCTTCGCTCAAGTTTTTTAACCCTTTGTCTGGCGTTGGTTCTGGCTCAATCGCTGGTTCAACCCGTGATGGCCCAAAAACGGCCTGATCTTCGGGGAACTGACCGTCTGACGGCGGCACAACTCAAAGCCTATCTTTCCTTTATTGCCTCGGATGAACTCGAAGGCCGCGACACACCGTCGCGCGGACTCAATATCGCCGCCAAATTTATCGCCGCGATGCTTGACCGGTGGGGGGTAAAACCGGCAGGTGACCAGGGGACTTATTTTCAGAAATTTGACGTCCAAACCGAGCAACTGGATCCGGCCCGATGCTCGGTGGTGCTCAATAACCGCTCATTTCTCTATGGCAAGGAATACTTTGCGCCAAACGCGCTGGTCAAATGCGGCGGCGCTATCGAACCAACCCAACTGGTGTATGCTGGTGATGGCTGCTATGTCAAAGCAACTGGACAGGAACCATTGAAGGGGTTGGAAGTACGAGGGAAGGTGGTTGTCATCAATTCCCTCTTTCCTCCGCAGCCCAATCCACAGGATGCAAAATCTGAAACTGACTGGCTTGACCCGATCAGCTATGCCAAACAAAATGGTGCGGCAGGAATCATTTCACTCGTTCCACGCAAAATTTCCTTTCCTGAGCTTCAATCCTACATTGGACAGGCCCAGCCTCTGGTCCAGGGAATTCCACCTGAAGTCCCCTTTACCCGTGATGAATTACCGGTCATTGTCGCTGGCGAAACGCTTTCGAGAGCCTTATTTGCCGGTGAAAAATATGACCTGGAGGCAATTTTGAATGCGGCGGGGACGTCAGGGACAATGCCCAGTTTTGCTTTTTCACCAGAAAAACGGTTTTCGATGACACTGGCCATTGATCAGGTTCGAATGCCCACGCGCAACGTGATTGGCGTGCTTGAAGGCAGCGATCCAGTCCTTAAAAATGAATATGTCGCCATCAGTGCCCATTATGATCATGTCGGGATTGGACCGGCCAATGCCACGGGAGACACTATCTACAACGGCGCTGATGATGACGGGTCGGGTACGGTCGCGGTGCTGTCCATTGCTGAAACCCTGGCGTCACTCAAAGTCAGACCGAAACGCTCAATCCTCTTTATCTGGCATACTGGCGAAGAACAGGGCCTGTGGGGATCCATCTATTTTACCGAGCATCCCACCGTGCCGCTTGACCGCATTACGTCGCTCATCAACATTGACATGATTGGACGCAGCCGAAAACCGGACGATACCAACCCACGCAACGTCGAGCTTTCCGGTCAAAACGAGATCTATTTGATTGGAACAACGCTGATGAGCACTGAATTTGAACAATTATTTCGAGGTGTCAACCAGCAATATTTGAATCTAACCTATAATTACAAATATGATGATCCGAAAGACCCAAACAAATTTTTCTTTCGGAGCGATCATTATTCTTACGCCAAACGGGGCATTCCAGCAGCTTTTTACTTTGACGGCGAGCATGAAGACTACCACCGGCTGGGTGATGAAATTGAGAAAATTGACTTTGAAAAAATGCAAAAGGTCACCCGCACCATTTACCGTTCGCTGTGGGAGCTCGCTGAACTGAAAGTCCGCCCCAAAGTGGATAAACAATTGCCGGAAGGATTTTGA
- a CDS encoding cupin domain-containing protein: protein MVGHMNSFSESPESDCPVPPEFTSNDHALHIAWKNVPAIQFNDRFTGKRVEGENVLIVCTEAQEGFIVPKHKHESEQISMIQCGSWHFNVAGNEFVAKAGDVVHIPAGWEHSAVALETTTVIEIFTPPRRDWSDEEEYLWGV, encoded by the coding sequence ATGGTAGGCCACATGAATAGTTTTTCTGAATCACCGGAGTCTGACTGTCCGGTCCCACCTGAATTCACCAGCAATGACCATGCACTGCATATTGCCTGGAAGAATGTTCCAGCGATTCAGTTTAATGACCGGTTTACCGGCAAGCGCGTCGAAGGCGAAAACGTGCTCATCGTCTGCACCGAAGCCCAGGAAGGCTTCATCGTGCCGAAACACAAACACGAAAGCGAACAAATCTCGATGATTCAATGTGGATCGTGGCACTTCAATGTCGCCGGCAACGAATTTGTCGCCAAAGCGGGTGATGTCGTGCATATCCCGGCTGGTTGGGAACACAGTGCCGTGGCATTGGAGACCACAACCGTCATTGAAATTTTTACACCGCCACGCCGCGACTGGAGCGACGAAGAAGAATATTTGTGGGGAGTGTAG
- the ilvC gene encoding ketol-acid reductoisomerase, whose product MKVYYDADADLSLLKGKKFAILGYGSQGHAHAQNLRDSGFDVIVGLRRGSASQPKAESAGFKVFDTAEAARQADITMILTPDELQPEIYRQELSPVFEAAAAEGKPKYIAFGHGFSIHFKKIVPPAATNVFMVAPKSPGHLVRKEFANGGGVPALIAVHQNPAGNTREIALAYATAIGSGKAGILETTFREEVETDLFGEQAVLCGGLTELIRAGFETLVEAGYSPEMAYFECLHEMKLIVDLVYEGGIANMRYSISNTAEYGDLTRGKRIVTQETRQAMKELLTEIQSGHFADEWIAEHNAGKPNFKRMASDQANHQIEQVGAKLRSMMPWIERNRLVNKAKN is encoded by the coding sequence ATGAAGGTTTATTATGATGCAGATGCGGATTTGTCTTTATTAAAAGGAAAGAAGTTTGCCATTTTGGGCTACGGCAGCCAGGGACACGCGCACGCGCAGAATCTGCGCGACAGCGGCTTTGATGTCATCGTGGGGCTTCGCCGGGGCAGTGCTTCGCAACCCAAAGCCGAATCGGCTGGGTTTAAGGTTTTTGACACCGCCGAAGCCGCCCGCCAGGCTGACATCACCATGATCCTCACGCCAGATGAACTGCAGCCGGAAATTTATCGCCAGGAGTTGTCGCCGGTATTTGAGGCGGCGGCTGCCGAAGGAAAACCCAAATACATTGCATTTGGACATGGGTTTTCAATTCATTTTAAGAAAATTGTACCACCAGCCGCGACCAATGTGTTTATGGTGGCTCCGAAATCGCCAGGGCATCTGGTCCGCAAGGAATTTGCCAATGGCGGCGGGGTCCCGGCATTGATTGCGGTCCATCAGAATCCAGCCGGAAACACCCGTGAAATTGCCTTGGCCTATGCCACGGCAATTGGTTCAGGAAAGGCTGGGATTTTGGAAACGACCTTCCGCGAAGAAGTCGAAACCGATCTCTTTGGCGAGCAGGCTGTTTTGTGCGGCGGATTGACGGAACTGATTCGGGCCGGGTTTGAAACACTGGTCGAAGCTGGATATTCGCCGGAAATGGCCTATTTTGAATGTTTGCACGAAATGAAGCTGATTGTGGATCTCGTGTATGAAGGCGGTATTGCCAATATGCGCTATTCAATCAGCAATACCGCCGAATATGGCGACCTGACGCGCGGCAAACGAATTGTCACCCAGGAAACACGCCAGGCAATGAAGGAATTGTTGACGGAAATTCAGTCTGGCCACTTTGCCGATGAATGGATTGCCGAACACAACGCCGGCAAACCCAACTTCAAACGCATGGCGTCAGATCAAGCCAATCACCAGATTGAACAGGTCGGTGCCAAACTTCGGTCAATGATGCCGTGGATTGAACGCAACCGACTGGTGAATAAAGCGAAAAACTAG